The Brachionichthys hirsutus isolate HB-005 chromosome 3, CSIRO-AGI_Bhir_v1, whole genome shotgun sequence genome has a window encoding:
- the cyth2 gene encoding cytohesin-2 isoform X2 translates to MSDCESYLPVDLSPEERSELEDIRRRKGILMQEIQRLREELREAIFEVEGLETSTEGSKTLQKSRHVAVGRKKFNMDPKKGIVFLVENELLRHTSEDIAQFLYKGEGLNKTAIGDYLGERDDFNIKVLQAFVDLHEFTDLNLVQALRQFLWSFRLPGEAQKIDRMMEAFAQRYCHCNPGVFQSTDTCYVLSFAIIMLNTSLHNPNVRDKPGVDRFISMNRGINEGGDLPEELLRNLYESIKNEPFKIPEDDGNDLTHTFFNPDREGWLLKLGGRVKTWKRRWFILTDNCLYYFEYTTDKEPRGIIPLENLSIREVEDPRKPNCFELYIPNNRGQLIKACKTEADGRVVEGNHMVYRISAPTPEEKDEWIHSIKSAVSVDPFYEMLAARKKRISLKKKEEQP, encoded by the exons ATGAGTGACTGTGAGTCATATC TCCCAGTAGACCTGAGCCCGGAGGAGCGCTCAGAGTTGGAGGACATCCGCAGGAGGAAGGGCATTCTGATGCAGGAGATCCAGAGGCTTCGAGAGGAGTTAAGAGAGGCAATTTTCGAGGTGGAGGGACTGGAGACGAGCACAGAGGGCAG CAAAACACTACAGAAAAGTAGGCATGTTGCAGTGGGAAGGAAAAAATTCAACATGGACcctaaaaag GGCATCGTGTTTCTAgtggagaatgagctgctcagaCACACTTCAGAGGACATTGCTCAGTTCCTCTACAAAGGAGAGGGCCTCAACAAGACTGCTATAGGAGATTATCTCGGAGAAAG GGATGACTTTAACATCAAAGTTCTTCAGGCCTTCGTTGACCTCCATGAGTTTACAGATCTCAACCTCGTCCAAGCCCTCAG ACAATTCCTTTGGAGTTTCCGTTTACCTGGTGAAGCCCAGAAGATTGACAGGATGATGGAGGCTTTTGCGCAAAGATATTGCCACTGCAACCCTGGCGTCTTCCAGAGCACTG ACACGTGTTACGTGCTGTCATTTGCTATAATTATGCTGAACACAAGCCTCCATAACCCAAACGTGAGGGATAAGCCTGGTGTGGACCGTTTCATCTCTATGAACCGAGGCATCAACGAGGGGGGAGACCTCCCTGAGGAGCTGCTCAGA AATCTGTATGAAAGTATTAAAAATGAGCCGTTCAAGATCCCCGAGGACGACGGTAACGACCTGACGCACACGTTCTTCAACCCTGACAGAGAGGGCTGGCTTCTTAAACTTG GAGGACGAGTTAAAACCTGGAAGCGCCGATGGTTTATTCTCACAGATAACTGCCTTTATTACTTTGAATATACTACA GATAAGGAGCCACGAGGAATCATTCCATTGGAAAACCTTAGTATCCGTGAAGTTGAAGACCCACGAAAACCT AACTGCTTTGAGTTATATATCCCAAACAACCGTGGTCAGCTAATTAAGGCATGTAAAACAGAGGCTGATGGGAGAGTAGTGGAGGGGAACCACATGGTGTACCGTATCTCTGCCCCCACACCTGAGGAGAAGGATGAATGGATCCACAGCATCAA ATCTGCTGTCAGTGTTGACCCCTTCTACGAAATGCTTGCTGCCAGGAAGAAACGTATATCTCTAAAGAAGAAGGAGGAACAACCATAA
- the rpl18 gene encoding large ribosomal subunit protein eL18 — protein MGVDIRHNKDRKVHRKEPKSQDIYLRLLVKLYRFLARRCDAPFNKVILRRLFMSRTNKPPISISRLIRKMRLPGRENRTAVVVGTVTDDVRIQDIPKLKICALRVTDGARRRVLKAGGQVMTFDQLALAAPKGQGTVLLSGPRKAREVYRHFGKAPGTPHSHTKPYIRSKGRKFERARGRRASRGYKN, from the exons ATG GGAGTTGACATTAGGCACAACAAGGACCGTAAGGTGCACCGGAAAGAACCAAAGAGCCAGGATATCTACCTGAGGCTCCTGGTCAAG TTGTACAGGTTTCTGGCCCGCCGCTGTGACGCTCCCTTCAACAAGGTCATCTTGAGGAGGCTGTTCATGAGCAGAACCAACAAGCCTCCCATCTCCATCTCCCGTCTC ATCCGTAAGATGAGGCTGCCTGGTCGTGAGAACAGAACAGCCGTTGTTGTGGGAACGGTCACTGATGATGTCAGGATTCAAGACATACCCAAGCTCAAG ATTTGCGCCCTGCGGGTAACTGATGGCGCCCGCCGCAGGGTCCTGAAGGCAGGAGGTCAGGTGATGACATTTGACCAGCTTGCTTTGGCCGCTCCCAAAGGACAAGGCACCGTGCTGCTGTCAG gACCCCGTAAAGCCAGAGAGGTGTACAGGCACTTTGGAAAAGCTCCAGGAACTCCTCACAGCCACACCAA GCCCTACATCCGTTCCAAGGGCAGGAAGTTCGAGAGGGCTCGCGGTCGCAGAGCCAGCCGTGGCTACAAGAACTAG
- the si:ch211-120k19.1 gene encoding mpv17-like protein, producing the protein MNRAWAVFKAHPYLSNILGYTTLFASADLIQQSVLGGKHTAGSSRGIDWRQTVRVATVGFCFHANFNYHWLRGLEKMLPGGGVKAVAGKVVVDQMIAGPLTISAFYIGLGLLENKDDPLEDWRQKFWTSYKTGVVFWSTMQAVNFALVPPVARTAFVGGIALAFTIYLCHLKHQCRHKLE; encoded by the exons atgAACCGAGCCTGGGCTGTTTTTAAGGCCCATCCATACCTCAGTAACATCCTGGGATACACAACACTGTTTGCCTCTGCTGACCTCATACAGCAAAGTGTCCTGGGTGGAAAACACACTGCAGGATCCAGTCGTGGCATCGACTGGAGACAAACAGTCCGAGTGGCGACTGTTGGCTTCTGTTTTCACGCAAACTTTAACTACCACTGGCTCAGAGGGCTGGAGAAGATGCTGCCGGGAGGCGGAGTAAAGGCGGTGGCAGGGAAAGTTGTGGTGGATCAGATGATTGCAGGTCCACTCACCATCAGTGCCTTTTATATTG GTTTAGGTTTACTTGAAAATAAAGATGACCCACTGGAAGACTGGAGACAAAAATTCTGGACATCATACAAG ACTGGAGTTGTGTTTTGGTCAACAATGCAG GCAGTGAACTTTGCTCTGGTCCCACCTGTGGCACGGACAGCGTTCGTGGGAGGCATCGCATTGGCTTTCACGATCTACCTATGTCACCTCAAACACCAGTGTCGTCACAAGCttgaataa
- the cyth2 gene encoding cytohesin-2 isoform X1, producing MTVDSEIFMPKSKAPKMEDLDYIPVDLSPEERSELEDIRRRKGILMQEIQRLREELREAIFEVEGLETSTEGSKTLQKSRHVAVGRKKFNMDPKKGIVFLVENELLRHTSEDIAQFLYKGEGLNKTAIGDYLGERDDFNIKVLQAFVDLHEFTDLNLVQALRQFLWSFRLPGEAQKIDRMMEAFAQRYCHCNPGVFQSTDTCYVLSFAIIMLNTSLHNPNVRDKPGVDRFISMNRGINEGGDLPEELLRNLYESIKNEPFKIPEDDGNDLTHTFFNPDREGWLLKLGGRVKTWKRRWFILTDNCLYYFEYTTDKEPRGIIPLENLSIREVEDPRKPNCFELYIPNNRGQLIKACKTEADGRVVEGNHMVYRISAPTPEEKDEWIHSIKSAVSVDPFYEMLAARKKRISLKKKEEQP from the exons atgACAGTCGACTCTGAAATATTTATGCCTAAAAGTAAAGCGCCTAAAATGGAGGACTTGGACTACA TCCCAGTAGACCTGAGCCCGGAGGAGCGCTCAGAGTTGGAGGACATCCGCAGGAGGAAGGGCATTCTGATGCAGGAGATCCAGAGGCTTCGAGAGGAGTTAAGAGAGGCAATTTTCGAGGTGGAGGGACTGGAGACGAGCACAGAGGGCAG CAAAACACTACAGAAAAGTAGGCATGTTGCAGTGGGAAGGAAAAAATTCAACATGGACcctaaaaag GGCATCGTGTTTCTAgtggagaatgagctgctcagaCACACTTCAGAGGACATTGCTCAGTTCCTCTACAAAGGAGAGGGCCTCAACAAGACTGCTATAGGAGATTATCTCGGAGAAAG GGATGACTTTAACATCAAAGTTCTTCAGGCCTTCGTTGACCTCCATGAGTTTACAGATCTCAACCTCGTCCAAGCCCTCAG ACAATTCCTTTGGAGTTTCCGTTTACCTGGTGAAGCCCAGAAGATTGACAGGATGATGGAGGCTTTTGCGCAAAGATATTGCCACTGCAACCCTGGCGTCTTCCAGAGCACTG ACACGTGTTACGTGCTGTCATTTGCTATAATTATGCTGAACACAAGCCTCCATAACCCAAACGTGAGGGATAAGCCTGGTGTGGACCGTTTCATCTCTATGAACCGAGGCATCAACGAGGGGGGAGACCTCCCTGAGGAGCTGCTCAGA AATCTGTATGAAAGTATTAAAAATGAGCCGTTCAAGATCCCCGAGGACGACGGTAACGACCTGACGCACACGTTCTTCAACCCTGACAGAGAGGGCTGGCTTCTTAAACTTG GAGGACGAGTTAAAACCTGGAAGCGCCGATGGTTTATTCTCACAGATAACTGCCTTTATTACTTTGAATATACTACA GATAAGGAGCCACGAGGAATCATTCCATTGGAAAACCTTAGTATCCGTGAAGTTGAAGACCCACGAAAACCT AACTGCTTTGAGTTATATATCCCAAACAACCGTGGTCAGCTAATTAAGGCATGTAAAACAGAGGCTGATGGGAGAGTAGTGGAGGGGAACCACATGGTGTACCGTATCTCTGCCCCCACACCTGAGGAGAAGGATGAATGGATCCACAGCATCAA ATCTGCTGTCAGTGTTGACCCCTTCTACGAAATGCTTGCTGCCAGGAAGAAACGTATATCTCTAAAGAAGAAGGAGGAACAACCATAA
- the si:dkey-283b15.2 gene encoding LOW QUALITY PROTEIN: neuronal pentraxin-1 (The sequence of the model RefSeq protein was modified relative to this genomic sequence to represent the inferred CDS: inserted 1 base in 1 codon), with translation MTNSPHRHFLLAPFVYSLLSTLLYPASAISGSGYDYGAKSRFVCTPIPVDADPACSSAPAAGPSGPPAPPAGWWGASEEAKATILHLRESLVQQKETILDQRETIRELTAKLTLCEGLGRGAAHHDRHHGTASHPHHTGRTSHRPHTDGWHHSNHQGHRENNKLIPDSPHYLSAVGQHSDGDHGGNNQGKDKHVTPAEITSTPEQMERLLHALKERLDNLQKRNTSITYSTSLRELLQRKISALEQQLHHRTTAISRPDHHDDDSGHRDDGEHHHADNGHLDDHKDAXGDSHEDGHHDTDGSHDNHDDHHDNHHDSDDDEDDHHSNEADHHSYLQHTGYRLPGPHADFQSHKLDSILNQLSLAGSSRKKSMSGDAFQISFPIRSNYMYGRVKRTLMHEIFALTLCLWIKAGMGPGLGTPFSYSAPGQANELVLIEWGDSPMELLINDKAAPLPLSLSDGKWHHVCVTWTTRDGHWEAYQDGVQRGSGINLSPWHPIKPGGVFILGQEQDTLGGRFDATQSFVGEMSDLHMWSHVLTASDIYSLASCGSHLRGDVIAWSNMAVELRGGVSKYPFDPCH, from the exons ATGACAAACTCTCCGCATCGACACTTTCTTCTCGCTCCTTTTGTATATTCTCTACTTTCAACCCTCTTGTACCCTGCATCAGCCATCTCAGGGTCTGGCTATGACTACGGAGCCAAATCACGCTTTGTTTGCACCCCCATTCCTGTGGATGCAGATCCTGCCTGCTCCTCCGCACCTGCAGCAGGGCCCAGCGgacctcctgcacctcctgctggtTGGTGGGGGGCGAGCGAAGAAGCCAAAGCCACCATCCTCCACCTGAGGGAGAGCCTTGTTCAGCAGAAGGAGACCATCCTGGACCAGAGGGAGACCATTAGAGAGCTGACCGCCAAGCTCACCCTGTGCGAGGGCCTCGGCCGTGGGGCAGCACACCACGACCGGCACCATGGCACGGCCTCGCACCCCCATCACACAGGGAGGACTAGTCACCGCCCTCACACCGACGGCTGGCACCATAGCAACCATCAGGGTCACCGTGAAAACAACAAGCTCATACCGGACTCACCTCACTACCTTTCTGCTGTGGGACAGCATTCTGATGGAGATCATGGCGGCAACAACCAGGGGAAGGATAAACATGTGACACCGGCAGAAATCACATCGACTCCGGAGCAGATGGAGAGGTTGCTGCATGCACTGAAGGAGAGGCTGGACAACCTACAG AAGAGGAATACATCCATCACCTACTCCACCTCTCTGAGGGAGTTGCTTCAAAGGAAGATCAGCGCTCTGGAGCAACAGCTGCACCATCGCACCACAGCCATCAGCAGGCCGGACCATCACGACGATGACAGCGGCCACAGGGATGACGGAGAACATCACCATGCTGACAACGGTCACCTAGACGACCACAAGGATG ACGGCGACAGCCACGAAGATGGCCACCACGACACAGACGGAAGCCACGATAACCACGATGACCATCATGACAACCACCACGAtagtgacgatgatgaagatgatcaCCATAGTAATGAAGCAGATCATCACAGTTACCTTCAACACACAGGATACAGACTGCCTGGGCCACATGCTGATTTCCAATCCCATAAACTGGACTCAATCCTAAACCAGCTGAGCCTCGCAg GTTCCAGCAGGAAGAAATCCATGAGCGGGGATGCCTTCCAAATCAGTTTCCCCATCAGGTCCAACTACATGTACGGGCGGGTGAAGAGGACCCTGATGCATGAGATCTTtgctctgactttgtgtctttGGATCAAGGCGGGAATGGGGCCCGGCCTCGGAACACCTTTTTCTTACTCAGCACCTGGACAGGCCAATGAACTGGTGCTCATCGAGTGGGGGGACAGCCCCATGGAGCTGCTGATCAATGATAAG GCTGcgcctctccctctgtctctgagtgATGGGAAGTGGCATCATGTTTGTGTGACTTGGACGACACGGGATGGACACTGGGAGGCCTACCAGGATGGCGTGCAGAGGGGTTCTGGGATCAATCTTTCACCCTGGCACCCAATCAAACCTGGAGGAGTCTTTATCCTGGGGCAAGAGCAG GACACTCTGGGAGGTCGTTTTGATGCCACGCAGTCATTCGTGGGTGAGATGTCCGACCTGCATATGTGGTCGCATGTCCTGACGGCCAGTGACATCTACAGCCTGGCGTCCTGCGGCAGCCACCTCAGAGGAGACGTCATCGCTTGGTCCAACATGGCGGTGGAGCTTCGTGGTGGCGTCTCCAAATACCCCTTTGACCCCTGTCACTGA
- the sphk2 gene encoding sphingosine kinase 2, translating to MRSPEPSSPSTSEALLHGQFGSWGSNSNNNSCPNSPGGPGGLSPAASPTLSPASNYALTLTHTHVHIQRLSPRPGKEARLLLPLSELVGCSCPRAPAPPLLVLYWYPPGKRRKGVSRRRQVRAYLAESRPQAERWSAAVQCLLRDVAVTADTEFSRSLLPRPRRLLLLVNPFSGRGQAMQWCQTHILPMIREANISYNLIQTERQNHARELIREISLTEWDGIIIVSGDGLLHEVINGLMERADWEQAIKTPVGILPCGSGNALAGSVNHSAGYDMCLREPLLLNCCFLLCRGGVRPMDVVSVTTSPPPTNNNHAAAPRRLFSFLSVAWGFVSDVDIESERYRGLGSARFTLGTLVRIASLRSYKGRLSYLPPSIFTSSPDATPPPPRRPLSRSITEGLEGFCRTPIHRTCSDMGISEQRSLRKGEGEREKEERQRERERRRERARGGGAGVVRASSLAEDREREMEAEEERSGTSSESNERDGCSTGRGERLAGIKDEREDEGRVEHDSSETEEEDEERVKGDASGGSIEVERAPHARVPGDGDEEPEGDFTRQDGLQEGRRAQRKNSAPSSQIIKTLFNQPLSQEADPDSGSSYGVEDMDLNGAYFQKEPYQLDVARERSLTISSPFRHSPFSYKAKTLDQNQNASRPRPLSLLQHSHSNSLPPKLPSLSLSLSPTPPSSPSCASPHSSSFLVPRPNTPNSTSPSPSLRTQSSSFNFDIAEPAGPQKGRLYPLPLNIPKDDLLPPLDQPLPTRDWVTIEGDFVLVLALYQTHLGADLHAAPQAKFDDGLIHLTFVRAGISRATLLRLFFAMERGTHHAVSSPYVSHVSCRAFRLQPLSTRGTLTVDGELVPYGPLQAQVHPSMARLIVGDSGVRITRF from the exons ATGCGATCCCCGGAGCCGTCTTCGCCGTCCACATCAGAAGCCCTCCTTCATGGCCAGTTCGGCAGCTGGGGATCCAACAGCAACAATAACAGCTGCCCAAACAGCCCTGGTGGTCCAGGCGGACTCTCCCCGGCTGCCTCCCCCACCCTGTCTCCAGCCTCCAACTATGCCTTGACCCTCACCCACACCCATGTACACATCCAGCGTCTTTCCCCACGGCCGGGGAAGGAAGCCCGTCTCCTCTTGCCTCTATCAGAGCTCGTTGGGTGCAGCTGCCCTCGtgcccctgctcctcctctgctcgtGCTCTACTGGTACCCGCCAGGAAAACGACGGAAAGGGGTGTCCCGGCGAAGGCAGGTGAGGGCCTACTTGGCAGAAAGCAGGCCTCAAGCTGAGAGATggtctgcagctgtgcagtgTCTACTCAGAGATGTGGCTGTCACTGCTGACACAG AATTTTCAAGAAGTCTGCTACCTCGTCCCAGGCGACTACTGTTATTGGTTAATCCCTTCAGCGGGAGAGGCCAGGCAATGCAATGGTGTCAAACACACATCCTGCCAATGATCAGAGAGGCCAATATCAGCTACAACCTCATACAAACAG AACGGCAGAACCACGCTCGAGAGCTGATCAGAGAGATATCACTCACAGAGTGGGACGGCATTATAATTGTCTCTGGAGACGGCCTGCTGCATGAG GTAATTAATGGGCTGATGGAGCGTGCCGATTGGGAACAAGCAATAAAAACACCTGTCGGCATTCTGCCCTGTGGATCTGGGAATGCTCTGGCTGGATCCGTCAACCACAGCGCTGG GTATGACATGTGCCTTCGGGAGCCCCTGCTGTTGAACTGCTGCTTCTTGCTCTGCCGAGGCGGCGTCCGACCCATGGATGTGGTTTCTGTGACAACAAGCCCTCCTCCAACCAACAACAACCACGCTGCAGCTCCCAGAAGactgttttctttcctctctgttGCGTGGGGCTTTGTGTCTGATGTCGACATTGAGAGTGAGAG GTATCGTGGCCTGGGATCAGCTCGCTTCACTCTAGGAACCTTGGTGCGCATCGCTTCTCTTCGATCCTACAAGGGTCGCCTGTCCTACCTGCCTCCATCGATTTTCACTTCATCACCAGATgccacccctcctcctccaagaAGACCCCTCTCCCGCAGTATCACGGAAGGCCTGGAGGGGTTCTGCCGAACGCCCATCCATCGCACCTGCTCCGACATGGGCATAAGTGAACAGAGGAGCTTGCGTAAAGgcgaaggagagagagaaaaggaagaaaggcaaagagaaagggagagaagaagggagagggccaggggaggaggagctggcgtGGTGAGGGCAAGCAGCCTggcagaggacagagagagggagatggaagCGGAAGAGGAGAGGTCTGGGACAAGTTCAGAATCAAATGAAAGGGACGGGTGCAGTACGGGGCGGGGAGAAAGACTGGCAGGAATCAAGGACGAAAGGGAAGATGAAGGAAGAGTGGAACACGACTCAagtgagacggaggaagaggatgaggaaaggGTGAAGGGTGATGCCAGTGGGGGTTCCATTGAGGTGGAGAGAGCGCCCCATGCAAGAGTGCCGGGAGATGGCGATGAAGAGCCCGAGGGTGATTTCACTCGCCAAGACGGGCTTCAAGAAGGCAGGCGAGCGCAAAGGAAAAACTCTGCCCCTTCAAGCCAGATAATTAAGACTCTCTTCAACCAGCCCCTCAGTCAGGAGGCTGACCCGGACTCTGGCAGCTCGTATGGCGTAGAGGACATGGATCTGAATGGAGCCTACTTCCAGAAAGAACCCTACCAGCTAGACGTCGCCCGTGAACGGTCACTCACCATCTCCTCTCCTTTTCGCCACTCTCCTTTTTCTTACAAAGCCAAGACCTTGGACCAAAACCAGAACGCTTCCCGGCCAAggccgctctctctccttcagcacTCTCACTCAAACTCCCTCCCTCCTAaactcccctccctctccctgtctctctctcccacacccCCGTCGTCTCCATCGTGTGCTTCCCCACACTCCTCGTCTTTCCTCGTCCCCCGTCCCAACACTCCAAATTCCACCTCGCCTTCACCCTCTCTTCGCACGCAGTCCTCGTCTTTTAACTTTGACATTGCTGAGCCAGCAGGACCCCAGAAGGGCCGCCTTTACCCACTGCCTTTAAATATCCCGAAGGATGATTTGCTGCCCCCCCTCGACCAACCCCTTCCCACCAGAGACTGGGTCACTATCGAAGGGGACTTTGTCCTGGTCCTGGCCCTTTATCAGACCCACCTCGGGGCTGACCTTCATGCCGCACCCCAGGCCAAGTTTGACGACGGACTGATCCACCTGACCTTCGTACGGGCTGGGATTTCAAGAGCtactctgctgagactgttcTTTGCCATGGAAAGAGGAACCCACCACGCTGTCAGCTCGCCGTACGTGAGCCATGTAAGCTGCAGGGCTTTCCGGCTGCAGCCTCTGTCTACACGGGGAACTCTCACTGTGGATGGAGAGCTGGTGCCTTACGGGCCCCTTCAAGCACAG GTTCATCCTTCCATGGCTCGTCTCATCGTTGGAGATTCTGGCGTCAGGATTACCAGATTCTAA